A single region of the Austwickia chelonae genome encodes:
- a CDS encoding ABC transporter ATP-binding protein has translation MTGGPVVELVKAGVTYSADSGPVRALTEVSCSFEAGTSTAVIGRSGAGKSTLVSVLALMRSPTSGAVLVNGRPVPTAERARAQLRASTVGMIFQSFHLDPATTAAQNVLLPWHFNPRVGRREAQAHAAEIFERLGIAELMNRPVGAMSGGQRQRVAIARAMVARPRVLLADEPTGNLDEETGLAVAEDLYALKHSGTAVIVVSHDAVVAAMAERVLRLAHGRLAAAAHEPDGVP, from the coding sequence ATGACCGGCGGTCCCGTCGTCGAACTCGTCAAGGCTGGAGTCACCTACTCCGCCGACAGCGGTCCGGTACGCGCTCTCACTGAGGTCAGTTGCTCCTTCGAAGCTGGAACGTCTACTGCTGTCATCGGGCGCTCCGGGGCCGGAAAGTCGACCTTGGTCTCTGTCCTCGCGCTCATGCGATCCCCGACGTCGGGGGCAGTGCTCGTCAACGGACGGCCGGTTCCCACCGCCGAACGTGCCCGCGCACAGTTGCGGGCATCGACCGTCGGCATGATCTTCCAATCCTTCCATCTGGACCCGGCAACGACTGCGGCGCAAAACGTCCTCCTGCCATGGCATTTCAACCCGAGGGTGGGACGACGAGAAGCCCAGGCCCATGCTGCGGAGATCTTCGAACGGCTCGGTATCGCTGAACTCATGAACCGTCCGGTCGGCGCCATGTCCGGTGGGCAGCGTCAGCGGGTCGCGATCGCCCGGGCGATGGTGGCCCGCCCCCGTGTGCTTCTCGCCGACGAACCTACCGGGAATCTCGACGAGGAGACCGGCCTCGCGGTGGCCGAAGACCTCTACGCGCTCAAGCACTCGGGGACCGCGGTCATCGTGGTCAGCCACGACGCTGTCGTAGCGGCCATGGCTGAACGAGTGTTACGTCTCGCCCATGGCAGGCTTGCCGCGGCAGCACACGAGCCGGACGGCGTCCCGTGA